Proteins encoded by one window of Azospirillum brasilense:
- a CDS encoding response regulator transcription factor encodes MKILIGDDHLLFREGLRRLLEQLHGDAIFVEAGTFDEVVQQCRIGGGFDVVLMDLHMPNWPGFDGLREVQSLQPGVPVVVISASEALSDIRGALDHGATGYIPKSSSVKVMMGALNLVFSGGIYVPPGALTAATAASDAAPRRGRLDGADRSAYGLTQRQREVLDCLRAGKSNKQIAYELGLSEGTVKIHVTAIFKSLGVKNRTQAVIAAAAMAS; translated from the coding sequence ATGAAAATTCTGATCGGTGACGACCATCTCCTTTTTCGTGAAGGCCTGCGCCGTCTTCTGGAGCAGCTTCACGGCGACGCGATCTTCGTCGAGGCGGGCACCTTCGACGAGGTTGTTCAGCAATGCCGCATCGGCGGCGGGTTCGACGTGGTGCTGATGGACCTGCACATGCCGAACTGGCCGGGCTTCGACGGCCTGCGCGAGGTGCAGAGCCTCCAGCCGGGCGTGCCGGTGGTGGTGATCTCCGCCTCCGAGGCGCTGAGCGACATCCGCGGCGCGCTCGACCACGGGGCCACCGGCTACATTCCGAAGTCCAGCAGCGTCAAGGTGATGATGGGCGCGCTGAACCTCGTCTTCTCCGGCGGCATCTACGTGCCACCCGGAGCGCTCACCGCCGCGACCGCGGCCTCCGACGCCGCGCCGCGCCGTGGCCGCCTGGATGGTGCGGACCGCAGCGCCTACGGCCTGACCCAGCGCCAGCGGGAAGTCCTGGACTGCCTGCGGGCCGGCAAGTCGAACAAGCAGATCGCCTACGAACTCGGACTGTCCGAGGGCACGGTGAAGATCCACGTCACAGCGATCTTCAAGTCGCTCGGCGTCAAGAACCGCACCCAGGCGGTGATCGCTGCCGCCGCCATGGCCTCGTAA
- a CDS encoding response regulator transcription factor, which translates to MHMNHEYAQEKASHSTRNAVTPMHVCLILDNNSLTDTVVQALDRAGRHRVTVFHDISELTQSTLTPDAILIGLQQFTALRENEPMVYLRLSRRSRIVVVLSSRELLDAAHILAFADAWVFEDINVDRINELLDLGLEGHCLMPKQFLSRLGVDEIRLTLLPRLSEPEFETLRLLGQGLNNRTIANQLDLSEAVIKSMVRSVLSKLHFRNRTEAGVFAARQQGALQSAREGMVPPHMHAAPAHRTGTS; encoded by the coding sequence ATGCACATGAACCATGAGTACGCCCAAGAGAAAGCATCGCACTCGACCCGCAACGCGGTGACCCCCATGCACGTCTGCCTGATTCTCGACAACAATTCCCTGACCGACACCGTGGTGCAGGCGCTCGACCGGGCCGGTCGCCATCGTGTGACCGTCTTCCACGACATATCGGAACTGACGCAGAGCACGCTGACGCCCGACGCGATCCTGATCGGCCTTCAGCAGTTCACCGCGCTGCGCGAGAACGAACCGATGGTCTATCTGCGGCTGTCACGCCGGTCGCGGATCGTCGTGGTGCTGTCGTCGCGGGAATTGCTGGACGCCGCACACATCCTGGCCTTCGCCGATGCGTGGGTGTTCGAGGACATCAACGTGGACCGCATCAACGAACTGCTGGACCTGGGGCTGGAAGGGCACTGTCTGATGCCCAAGCAGTTCCTGTCGCGGCTGGGCGTCGATGAGATCCGGCTGACCCTGCTGCCGCGGCTGTCGGAACCGGAGTTCGAAACCCTGCGCCTGCTCGGCCAGGGGCTGAACAACCGGACGATCGCCAACCAGCTCGATCTGTCCGAGGCGGTCATCAAGTCGATGGTGCGCAGCGTCCTGTCCAAGCTGCATTTCCGCAACAGAACGGAAGCCGGCGTCTTCGCCGCGCGACAGCAGGGCGCGTTGCAGTCCGCCCGCGAGGGAATGGTGCCGCCGCACATGCACGCGGCCCCGGCCCACCGGACCGGAACGTCCTGA
- a CDS encoding LuxR C-terminal-related transcriptional regulator has product MEPVRAFLIDSNKLFREGLKRLLDESPFQIAAEAGNLREALNSVDNGLRPQLILLDLVNGGEEEADGMRRLRAQLPEARMVILTSDLCTRRLANALEAGADGYLMKDLSSDALAQSLRLVMMGEKVFPTHLAALLISGRVNGNGTDMPVSRKGLSQREVQILRCLLNGDSNKMIANHLNITEATVKVHLKSLLRKINASNRTQAAIWALNNGIGGELAGAGAVTAAAAHQ; this is encoded by the coding sequence ATGGAACCAGTGCGTGCTTTTCTGATCGACTCCAATAAGCTGTTCCGCGAAGGCCTGAAGAGGCTTCTCGACGAGTCACCCTTTCAGATCGCCGCCGAGGCGGGGAACCTGCGCGAGGCGTTGAACTCCGTCGACAACGGCTTGCGTCCGCAGCTCATCCTGCTCGATCTGGTGAACGGGGGCGAGGAGGAGGCCGACGGCATGCGGCGCCTGCGCGCCCAGCTTCCCGAGGCGCGCATGGTCATCCTGACCAGCGACCTGTGCACCCGCCGCCTTGCCAACGCGCTGGAGGCCGGGGCGGATGGCTACCTGATGAAGGACCTGTCGTCCGACGCGCTGGCCCAGTCGCTGCGTCTGGTGATGATGGGCGAGAAGGTGTTCCCGACCCATCTCGCCGCTCTGCTGATCTCCGGCCGGGTGAACGGGAACGGCACCGACATGCCGGTGTCGCGCAAGGGCCTGTCGCAGCGGGAGGTGCAGATCCTGCGCTGCCTGCTGAACGGCGACAGCAACAAGATGATCGCCAACCACCTGAACATCACCGAGGCGACGGTCAAGGTTCACCTGAAGAGCCTTCTGCGCAAGATCAACGCCTCCAACCGCACCCAGGCGGCCATCTGGGCGCTGAACAACGGCATCGGCGGGGAGTTGGCCGGGGCCGGGGCGGTGACCGCGGCGGCGGCCCACCAGTAA
- a CDS encoding ATP-binding protein has protein sequence MQSQSPLAGRPAPHLRPVGGAAGTGLGGGQGSGLGGGMGETMRGPSGLRHDPLNSPLGGGAGGGLGGQRGQAPADTDLPRFTMTVNGGLRGPGAVGAPAMLKGLTPELNGLLREAFTPTRPKQQLNSLFIGRTDTLKRIISAIEEERAHVILFGDRGRGKTSVANAIEKIAGQAGYLSLKLTCSAELSFEDIFRHFLKKIPSTYYRSGIDNPFASRRSFTSFNELLPEGGFSVTELNEVLSGIHATHVLLILDEYDRVTDEDFRNKLAELFKNLTDSSIPVTLLVVGVAENLDQLLGKHPSIQRSLVPVHLPLMTDVEIGRLINAGAENAGIAFAPEAVDRICEFVRGLPYYAQLLGLHAARSAVSRGSTVVERDDLAYAVTRCLQEAERGIVDSYARALAAERRAELEDVLLACALCPADSYGTFDPKELAGPGGVPPTKEALGILERLCREEYGGVLAPIVEPGWTRYRFRNQMMRQYVLMRQAHERGQI, from the coding sequence ATGCAATCCCAGAGCCCCCTCGCGGGCCGTCCGGCGCCGCATCTGCGACCGGTCGGCGGTGCGGCGGGGACCGGGCTCGGCGGCGGGCAAGGCAGTGGGCTCGGCGGCGGGATGGGCGAGACCATGCGCGGCCCGTCGGGCCTGCGGCACGATCCGCTGAACAGCCCGCTTGGCGGCGGCGCCGGTGGCGGGCTGGGCGGCCAGCGCGGACAGGCTCCCGCCGACACGGACCTTCCACGCTTCACCATGACCGTCAACGGCGGCCTGCGCGGGCCGGGGGCGGTCGGCGCGCCGGCCATGCTGAAGGGACTCACCCCCGAACTGAACGGCCTGCTGCGCGAGGCCTTCACGCCGACGCGGCCCAAGCAGCAGCTCAACTCGCTGTTCATCGGCCGGACCGACACGCTGAAGCGCATCATCTCCGCCATCGAGGAGGAGCGGGCGCACGTCATCCTGTTCGGAGACCGCGGCCGCGGCAAGACCTCCGTCGCCAACGCCATCGAGAAGATCGCCGGTCAGGCCGGCTACCTCTCGCTGAAGCTGACCTGCAGCGCGGAGCTGAGTTTCGAGGACATCTTCCGCCACTTCCTGAAGAAGATACCCTCGACCTATTACCGGTCGGGGATCGACAACCCCTTCGCCTCGCGCCGCAGCTTCACCAGCTTCAACGAGCTTCTGCCCGAAGGCGGGTTCAGCGTGACGGAGCTGAACGAGGTCCTGTCGGGCATCCACGCCACCCATGTGCTGTTGATCCTCGACGAGTATGACCGCGTCACCGACGAGGACTTCCGCAACAAGCTGGCCGAGCTGTTCAAGAACCTGACCGACAGCTCGATCCCGGTAACCCTGCTGGTGGTCGGCGTGGCGGAGAACCTCGACCAGCTCCTGGGCAAGCACCCGTCGATCCAGCGCTCGCTGGTGCCGGTGCATCTGCCGCTGATGACCGATGTGGAGATCGGGCGCCTCATCAACGCCGGGGCCGAGAACGCCGGGATCGCCTTCGCGCCGGAAGCCGTGGACCGCATCTGCGAGTTCGTCCGCGGTCTGCCTTACTACGCCCAGCTCCTCGGCCTGCACGCCGCCCGCAGCGCGGTCAGCCGCGGTTCGACGGTGGTGGAGCGGGACGACCTCGCCTACGCGGTCACCCGTTGTCTTCAGGAGGCGGAGCGCGGCATCGTCGACTCCTACGCCCGCGCGCTGGCCGCCGAACGCCGCGCCGAGCTGGAGGATGTGCTGCTGGCCTGCGCCCTGTGCCCGGCGGACTCCTACGGGACCTTCGATCCCAAGGAACTGGCCGGACCGGGCGGCGTTCCGCCGACCAAGGAGGCGCTCGGCATCCTGGAACGGCTGTGCCGCGAGGAGTATGGCGGCGTGCTGGCCCCGATCGTCGAGCCGGGCTGGACCCGCTACCGCTTCCGCAATCAGATGATGCGCCAGTATGTGCTGATGCGGCAGGCCCACGAGCGCGGCCAGATCTGA
- a CDS encoding potassium transporter Kup yields the protein MDSANQHTGDGPNGAAPATAPASTPPGHSPHANRMPALVLGALGVVYGDIGTSPLYTMRESFTHTGLPLDEPTILGILSLATWALIIVVTLKYVLLVMRADNKGEGGVLALGTLAHRGLSSRAGNRAIMALAILGMALFYGDSLITPAISVLSAVEGLKVVTPALSPYIVPITLAVLTLLFLFQRQGTGRVGIFFGPIMGVWFATLAVLGLIQVLHWPDVLRAFNPLYGAALFVDHGWVAFLTLGAVVLAVTGAEALYADMGHFGRAPIRIAWLYLVLPALLLNYFGQGAMLLHEPETLENPFFHLAPDWAQLPLVLLSTAATVIASQAVISGAFSLTRQAVQLGYLPRREIRHTSEHEVGQVYIPRNNWLLLIGVVILVIGFGSSSNLAAAYGVSVTGAMAIDTILAAVVAWRLWRWNPLLVVAAFSILLVIDLALFGATLLKVPDGGWFPLLIAAAVYTLMTTWRRGRRILAERLYADALPMDLFLQRVSPQSPQRVAGTAVFMTGNPDVVPHALLHNIKHNRVLHERVVVMTVIMEEVPRVSPDRAVLVEKLGKGFFRVVLRFGYLEQPHIPRALERCRRFGLHLDMMETSFFLGRETLIPSRSTGLPGWREPAFILLSKTALSATEFFCIPPGRVVELGTQVEI from the coding sequence ATGGACAGCGCCAACCAGCACACCGGCGACGGACCGAACGGCGCCGCTCCGGCCACCGCCCCCGCTTCCACTCCCCCGGGCCACTCCCCTCACGCCAACCGCATGCCCGCCCTCGTCCTGGGGGCGCTGGGCGTCGTTTACGGCGACATCGGGACCAGCCCGCTCTACACCATGCGGGAGTCCTTCACCCACACCGGACTGCCGCTCGACGAGCCGACCATCCTCGGCATCCTGTCGCTGGCGACCTGGGCGCTCATCATCGTCGTGACTCTGAAGTACGTCCTGCTCGTGATGCGGGCGGACAACAAGGGCGAGGGCGGCGTCCTGGCGCTCGGCACGCTCGCCCACCGCGGCCTCAGTTCCAGAGCGGGCAACCGCGCCATCATGGCGCTGGCGATCCTGGGCATGGCCCTGTTCTACGGCGACAGCCTGATCACCCCGGCCATCTCGGTGCTGAGCGCGGTGGAAGGGCTGAAGGTCGTCACGCCGGCCCTGTCCCCCTACATCGTTCCGATCACGCTGGCGGTCCTCACCCTGCTCTTCCTGTTCCAACGGCAGGGCACCGGCCGGGTCGGCATCTTCTTCGGCCCGATCATGGGAGTGTGGTTCGCCACGCTGGCGGTGCTGGGCCTGATTCAGGTGCTGCACTGGCCGGACGTGCTGCGCGCGTTCAACCCGCTCTACGGGGCGGCGCTGTTCGTCGACCATGGCTGGGTGGCCTTCCTGACGCTGGGCGCCGTCGTCCTGGCGGTCACGGGGGCCGAGGCGCTCTACGCCGACATGGGCCATTTCGGACGGGCGCCGATCCGCATCGCCTGGCTCTACCTCGTCCTGCCGGCGCTGCTGCTGAATTACTTCGGGCAGGGTGCCATGCTGCTGCACGAGCCGGAGACGCTGGAGAACCCCTTCTTCCATCTGGCGCCGGACTGGGCGCAGCTTCCGCTGGTGCTGCTGTCGACGGCGGCCACGGTCATCGCCAGCCAGGCGGTGATTTCCGGGGCCTTCTCGCTGACCCGGCAGGCCGTGCAGCTCGGCTACCTGCCGCGGCGCGAGATCCGCCACACCTCGGAGCACGAGGTCGGTCAGGTCTACATCCCGCGCAACAACTGGCTGCTGCTGATCGGGGTGGTGATCCTGGTGATCGGCTTCGGGTCCAGCAGCAATCTGGCCGCCGCCTACGGCGTGTCGGTGACGGGGGCCATGGCCATCGACACGATCCTGGCCGCGGTGGTGGCGTGGCGGCTGTGGCGCTGGAATCCGCTGCTGGTCGTGGCCGCCTTCTCCATTCTTCTGGTGATCGACCTCGCGCTGTTCGGGGCGACCCTGCTGAAGGTGCCGGACGGCGGCTGGTTCCCACTGCTGATCGCGGCGGCGGTCTACACGCTGATGACCACGTGGCGCCGGGGCCGCCGCATCCTCGCCGAGCGGCTCTACGCCGACGCCCTGCCGATGGACCTGTTCCTGCAGCGCGTCTCGCCGCAGTCGCCGCAGCGCGTCGCCGGGACGGCCGTCTTCATGACCGGCAACCCCGACGTCGTCCCCCACGCTCTGCTCCACAACATCAAGCACAACCGCGTGTTGCACGAGCGGGTGGTTGTCATGACCGTGATCATGGAGGAGGTGCCCCGCGTCTCCCCGGACCGCGCGGTCCTGGTGGAGAAGCTGGGCAAGGGCTTCTTCCGGGTCGTCCTGCGCTTCGGCTATCTGGAACAGCCGCACATTCCCCGCGCGCTGGAGCGGTGCCGCCGCTTCGGCCTGCATCTGGACATGATGGAGACGTCCTTCTTCCTGGGCCGTGAGACGCTGATTCCGTCGCGGTCGACCGGCCTGCCCGGCTGGCGCGAGCCCGCCTTCATCCTGCTGTCGAAGACGGCCCTGTCGGCCACGGAATTCTTCTGCATTCCGCCGGGCCGCGTGGTGGAGCTGGGCACGCAGGTCGAGATCTGA
- a CDS encoding ABC transporter substrate-binding protein, protein MRRLSIALSALAFHAALQSVHMVAGTAPAWAQGDRAQADRAEGSRTEGRLDRVQRTGLLRVCIWPDYYAISFRNPYSGEFQGLDIDMARAFAQDLGVRVSFVESGFQSVAADLLSDRCDIGMFGIGVTAERAGKVAFSQPYLRSGIYAVSSQTHPRILRWNDLDQDGMVVAVQKGTVMDAYASQAFRKASVRIVSGPQEREEEVQSGRADAFLTDYPYGQRMLAVHQWAHLITPETPVHTTPYAYAVMPGDPLWLERVNRFVDAVKRDGRLEAAAARFRLTPIVARD, encoded by the coding sequence GTGCGGCGTCTTTCCATCGCACTGTCCGCGCTGGCGTTTCACGCTGCGCTCCAGTCGGTGCATATGGTTGCCGGTACAGCGCCGGCTTGGGCGCAAGGGGATCGGGCGCAAGCAGATCGGGCGGAAGGGAGCCGGACGGAAGGCCGGCTCGACCGGGTGCAGCGCACCGGATTGCTGCGCGTGTGCATCTGGCCCGACTATTACGCCATCTCGTTTCGCAATCCCTACAGCGGAGAGTTCCAGGGCCTGGACATCGATATGGCGCGTGCCTTCGCCCAGGACCTGGGTGTGCGGGTGAGCTTCGTGGAAAGCGGATTCCAGAGCGTCGCCGCCGACCTGCTGAGCGACCGCTGCGACATCGGCATGTTCGGCATCGGCGTCACTGCGGAGCGCGCCGGAAAGGTCGCGTTCAGCCAACCCTACCTGCGCAGCGGCATTTACGCCGTATCCTCCCAGACGCACCCGCGCATCCTGCGGTGGAACGATCTGGACCAGGACGGCATGGTCGTGGCGGTCCAAAAGGGCACCGTCATGGACGCCTACGCCAGCCAGGCTTTCCGCAAGGCCAGCGTCCGCATCGTCTCCGGACCCCAGGAAAGGGAGGAGGAGGTGCAGTCCGGGCGCGCCGACGCCTTTCTGACCGACTACCCGTATGGCCAGCGGATGCTCGCCGTCCACCAGTGGGCGCATCTGATCACGCCGGAGACGCCAGTCCACACCACGCCCTATGCCTATGCCGTGATGCCGGGAGATCCGCTGTGGCTGGAACGGGTCAACCGGTTCGTCGATGCGGTCAAGCGTGACGGGCGGCTGGAAGCCGCCGCCGCCCGTTTCCGCCTGACCCCCATCGTGGCGCGGGATTGA
- a CDS encoding response regulator → MAKFALLQHRGALLALAFLSVMALLFEFAYDIHSDRALTLRKAAENIDNLASALESSVSRTVQTVAVTLASVGDAVTVGKPLNDHPPQGLEEAALAPLLQERLRRSPHIRGFLVLDHRGVLVATTEDPRLLGTSFAELDLYRAQLSGRSAGLHIGTPMRGRFLAPAGAADDRSGKWVLPMSRAIRGADGTLLGVAIASVNPEYLQSVFRAVRNGLHGMVSLYRRDGVLLTRLPQDGTEGIGTPMAGMDLFRVHLPTSEGGVFQETAPDGQERITAYRATPIWPLVLAVSRSEDEELAGWWNNQLEIAGVVLGSGLIILLFTAVLTLLRRKDVQLEDGNARFNALLETAVEGILTVRADGVIETANSAAHRIFSYPPGDLVGRHVQELMEARHHALHGRIMEAIASGARWIGPNFSREVNGLRMDGEVFPLDLSLAEVQTQQGVLFAAFFRDLTERKRVERALTEAKEKAEAGQRSKMEFLATMSHEIRTPMNGVIGMAGLLQETKLDEEQRAYADTIRDSAESLLTIINDILDFSKIDAGRLTLEVSDFEAVPLVESVVELLAPRAAAKGLELASYVPPSLHGPLRGDPGRLRQILINLAGNAVKFTDHGSVTIVLSLEPGALSSDEGRAEARGTAEAPQDTPVTVRFEVRDTGIGIAATDHKRLFSMFSQVDGSSARRHGGTGLGLAICKRLTELMGGRIGVHSTPGEGSVFWAVIPLWRGAAAEPASTASDSGAWAGRRILLVDDLAVNRDLLARQLAALGLETESAATGEDALRRLLDASAAGRPFDAAILDHCMPGLTGPELAARIRMEPALATLPLALATSHRLGDPEGDDTGVALRIVKPIRATALRAAIARLLDSPPARVPPPAAAGSGLPGSATSGPATSRSTTSTAPRHRILVAEDNPVNLQVTLALLRRAGHVVDSVSNGLEAVNAVAALPYDLVLMDVQMPEMDGLAATRAIRRMGGAAAHVPIVAMTANAMEGDQAICLAAGMDDYLAKPIVADQLLRTVTRWIVLPKASEPNPPEPCHGTEPPPRIDHAKLQDLRDAIGDDGFALLMETFRRETPLHLDQLRQAAQNRDFAAVERSAHILKGSTGNVGFAEASAMAGELLAAARARDPAGIGGDRIRRLDDALADAEKDAERTANPKSDARVVLETAEVPTDGSGTA, encoded by the coding sequence ATGGCCAAGTTTGCCCTGTTGCAGCATCGGGGCGCCCTTCTCGCTTTGGCCTTCTTGTCGGTGATGGCTCTTCTGTTCGAGTTCGCCTACGACATCCACTCCGACCGCGCCCTGACGTTGAGGAAGGCGGCGGAGAACATCGATAATTTGGCAAGCGCCCTGGAATCCTCGGTCAGCCGCACGGTCCAGACGGTGGCTGTCACGCTCGCCTCGGTAGGCGACGCGGTGACCGTCGGAAAGCCGCTGAACGACCACCCGCCCCAAGGGCTGGAGGAGGCGGCGCTGGCGCCTCTGCTCCAGGAACGGCTGCGCCGCTCCCCGCACATCCGCGGCTTTTTGGTCCTCGACCACCGGGGGGTCCTGGTGGCGACAACGGAGGACCCCCGGCTGCTTGGCACGTCCTTCGCTGAGCTGGATCTGTACCGCGCCCAACTGTCCGGCCGGAGCGCCGGTCTTCATATCGGGACCCCGATGCGCGGGCGTTTCCTGGCGCCGGCCGGGGCCGCGGATGACCGGTCGGGCAAATGGGTCCTGCCGATGAGCCGGGCCATCCGCGGCGCGGATGGGACGCTGTTGGGCGTCGCGATCGCCTCGGTCAATCCCGAGTATCTGCAAAGCGTCTTCCGGGCGGTGCGCAACGGGCTGCATGGGATGGTGTCGCTCTACCGCCGCGACGGCGTGCTGCTGACCCGGCTTCCCCAGGACGGGACGGAGGGCATCGGGACGCCGATGGCGGGGATGGACCTGTTCCGGGTCCACCTTCCCACGTCGGAAGGCGGGGTGTTCCAAGAGACGGCCCCGGACGGACAGGAGCGCATCACCGCCTATCGCGCCACACCGATCTGGCCGCTGGTCCTGGCGGTGAGCCGCAGCGAGGACGAGGAACTGGCGGGCTGGTGGAACAACCAGTTGGAAATCGCCGGTGTCGTTCTGGGCTCCGGGCTGATCATCCTGCTGTTCACGGCCGTGCTGACCCTGCTGCGCCGCAAGGACGTCCAGTTGGAGGACGGCAACGCCCGGTTCAACGCGCTTCTGGAAACCGCCGTGGAAGGCATCCTGACGGTGCGTGCGGACGGCGTCATCGAAACCGCCAACAGCGCGGCCCACCGCATTTTCAGCTACCCGCCCGGCGACCTGGTCGGGCGCCATGTGCAGGAGTTGATGGAGGCGCGGCATCACGCGCTCCATGGCCGCATCATGGAGGCCATCGCCTCGGGCGCCCGCTGGATCGGCCCGAACTTCTCGCGCGAGGTCAATGGTCTGCGGATGGATGGGGAGGTGTTTCCCCTCGACCTGTCCCTGGCCGAGGTCCAGACGCAGCAGGGCGTCCTCTTCGCTGCCTTCTTCCGCGATCTGACGGAACGCAAGCGGGTGGAGCGGGCGCTGACCGAGGCCAAGGAGAAGGCCGAGGCCGGGCAGCGCAGCAAAATGGAGTTCCTGGCGACCATGAGCCACGAGATCCGGACGCCCATGAACGGGGTGATCGGCATGGCCGGGCTTCTCCAGGAAACCAAGCTCGACGAGGAGCAGCGCGCCTATGCCGACACCATCCGGGACTCGGCGGAGTCGCTGCTGACCATCATCAACGACATTCTGGATTTCTCCAAGATCGACGCCGGCCGCCTCACGCTGGAGGTGAGCGATTTCGAGGCCGTGCCGCTGGTCGAGAGCGTGGTGGAACTGCTGGCGCCACGCGCTGCCGCGAAAGGGCTGGAACTGGCCAGCTATGTCCCGCCCTCCCTGCACGGCCCGCTGCGCGGCGATCCCGGCCGGCTGCGCCAGATCCTGATCAATCTCGCTGGGAACGCGGTCAAGTTCACCGATCATGGCAGCGTGACCATCGTGCTGTCGCTTGAGCCGGGCGCCCTCTCCTCCGATGAGGGGAGAGCGGAAGCGCGCGGCACGGCCGAGGCTCCGCAAGACACGCCGGTGACCGTGCGTTTTGAAGTGCGGGACACCGGGATCGGCATTGCCGCGACCGACCACAAACGCCTGTTCTCCATGTTCAGCCAAGTGGACGGTTCGTCAGCCCGGCGCCATGGCGGAACGGGTCTGGGCCTCGCTATCTGCAAGCGCCTCACCGAACTGATGGGCGGGCGGATCGGCGTGCACAGCACACCCGGAGAGGGCAGCGTCTTCTGGGCCGTCATTCCCCTGTGGCGCGGCGCGGCGGCGGAGCCGGCATCAACGGCGAGCGATTCGGGCGCCTGGGCCGGCCGGAGGATTCTGCTGGTGGACGATCTGGCGGTGAATCGCGACCTGTTGGCACGCCAGCTCGCCGCGCTGGGGCTGGAGACGGAATCGGCCGCCACGGGGGAGGATGCCCTGCGCCGGCTTCTGGACGCCAGCGCCGCGGGGCGGCCGTTCGACGCCGCCATCCTGGATCATTGCATGCCGGGTCTCACCGGGCCGGAACTGGCCGCCCGCATTCGCATGGAGCCGGCCCTGGCGACCCTGCCGCTGGCGTTGGCCACCTCCCACCGCCTGGGTGATCCGGAGGGCGACGACACCGGCGTGGCGCTGCGGATCGTCAAGCCGATCCGCGCGACGGCGCTCCGTGCCGCCATCGCTCGCCTGTTGGACTCGCCGCCGGCGAGGGTGCCGCCGCCGGCAGCGGCCGGTTCGGGGCTGCCCGGCTCGGCAACGTCCGGCCCGGCAACGTCCAGATCGACCACGTCCACCGCCCCTCGCCACCGCATCCTGGTGGCGGAGGACAACCCGGTGAACCTGCAGGTGACTCTCGCTCTGCTGCGCCGGGCCGGCCATGTGGTCGATTCCGTGTCGAACGGGCTGGAAGCGGTCAACGCCGTCGCCGCCCTGCCCTATGACCTCGTTCTGATGGATGTCCAGATGCCGGAAATGGATGGTCTCGCGGCGACGCGGGCGATCCGGCGGATGGGTGGGGCGGCGGCTCACGTTCCGATCGTCGCCATGACCGCGAACGCCATGGAAGGGGACCAGGCCATTTGCCTGGCCGCCGGAATGGACGATTATCTGGCCAAGCCCATCGTGGCGGACCAGCTGCTGCGGACCGTCACCCGGTGGATCGTACTCCCGAAAGCAAGCGAGCCGAACCCGCCGGAGCCGTGTCATGGGACGGAGCCCCCGCCGCGGATCGACCACGCCAAACTGCAGGATTTGCGCGACGCGATCGGCGATGACGGCTTTGCCCTGCTGATGGAAACCTTTCGCCGCGAGACGCCGCTCCATCTCGACCAGCTCCGGCAGGCCGCTCAGAACCGGGATTTTGCGGCCGTGGAACGCTCGGCCCACATCCTGAAGGGCTCGACCGGCAATGTGGGGTTTGCCGAGGCCTCCGCGATGGCCGGCGAACTGCTCGCCGCGGCCCGCGCCCGGGACCCCGCGGGCATCGGCGGCGACCGCATCCGGCGTCTGGACGACGCCCTGGCGGACGCCGAAAAGGACGCGGAGCGCACCGCCAATCCAAAAAGCGACGCCCGGGTGGTGCTGGAGACAGCCGAAGTTCCGACGGACGGTTCCGGGACGGCGTAG